The window AGGAAAAAATCGGGTTCCACACGCATGGGACCCACATGTCAGTGAGACAATAGGCGCATACGCCCGTCTCACAGGATACCTTCTCTTAATTTAGATGAGGTAGATGAGGAAGATAATGAGAAGAGACCATTAGTTTACATGAAATAGATGAGGAAAATAATGAAGATTTAAAACCTTGTGATGACAATGGTCATATGCTTAATGAGGATGAGGATTATATACTTAGGATTGCATTGCATTGCTTTTGTTAGGcatagaaaaattattacttaataTTCTAGtgattttttctcttttatctaATAGCCTTTTAGATATTCTATGATTCAACCATATATATTTCATGGCTTTACTTTGATCATGACTATCAAATATAATATTTGTGTATATTTTGTAAGGTACAAGAagtatacaaaattttatattttgtttttatatgatTACTTGATtagtattaataattaattttaaactaaTTACATTATTTCTAAAGTGTGTGGTTTACTTCAATCAAACACGTATTTAAGtcctcccccaaaaaaaaaaaaaaaaaaaaaaaaaaaaaaaaccacgtaTTTAAGTCTGGAAGAGATATCTGTGCTTATGCCACTTTTAATCCAATGCTGGATGAGACCAACAGGCTCCAACTCCACTACTCCAAGTTTAAGCCGAATGGGCTCCTAAATAAGGCCTCTATATTAATTTGGAGGTTAACATTAGTAGTAGAGTACCAGAATTGCTTGAGATCTGAAGTGAAGCCCAAGCATACCCATTAACAAATTACATACACTTCACAAACAAGCAAGGCCACTTTTTTAATCACAATTTCAAATCAAACTCCTTGaagagataaataaataaatttatttatttatctatttatttattgaagggttctttttgtttttggcataaaaaaagaaaaaaactaacatTGATTTGCTATTCTCTTAATAGCTATAATACTGCACAAATGCCAATATAAGGGGAAAGTAAACTCTGAATCTTACTCTTCTATATTTAACCAAAATCTATATAGAAGTCATTGAAAGAACACAAATGAAACATAACCCATCAATTATTTCATCCAGATAGTGTGTAAAACCACGTTACACAGTTAAAagacaactcttttttttttttgggaaacagATACCCAATAAATTcggaaaaggagaaaaaagaaactggAAGACGCATTAGGCAAAACTTGTAGAGATTTCACTAGAATGCACAAATCAAACACCTACATAAGAGTTGAAAAATGAACCCATTTTCTTGGAAAACAATTTCCTGGGAAAAAAACTGGAAAGGAGAAAGGAAATGTCATCTGGGGTTGGGAGTTACTAACTTCGTTGAGGATGATAGAGAAATTAGACTCACCAAGATACAATTTTGGGCCACTTAGATTTTTCTCTTACTTTGCTTTCATGTTTTGGATAACATTGTTGCACAGAGTTGGAAGCTAAAAAAAATGGGCGAAATTTGTcactggagagagagagagagagagagagagagagagagagagcagggAAAATACATGCAATGCAATGGCCAAATGTTGGTTGGGAAAAGCTAGCAGGATACTAATTTTGGGAAATTCTAAGGAGAGATTGGTCATTAGTAAACGAGTAAACAGGGGTATTATGGTCACTTATGTGTACAAATAATGAAACTTTGGGTCCAGGTCCTTTCTCAGGTGAAAATAATGTGATTCTTTTAATACCTAATTACACTCCTTTAtttgctcaaaaaaagaaaaaaaaaaaagtacactcCTTTACTACTGACAAGGGACTggaattttagaattaaaaataaaatctactgcaacaaaaatgtgtataatttttgcaataagagcaattacatcagcttgtgcataaattttttcattttatacatctaaaacctactttttctattttacacacttatttttacaaaacacctacatcagtttgtctattatacacatttattcaaataaaatattcatttctttACCCATACAGCCACCGACCCATACCCACAATCCACACCGGAATCCACACAACCCACCGACAAAAAACCAGaaaaacaaacccagcaaaATGGGTCAAAACCCATTTATCAAGATTGACGTCTCGCCTTGAGCAACAAGATCGACGCCTCCAAAGGCAAGCGGTGGCGATGGCGATGGCGATGGCGAGAGACATTCAACCCCATTCAACCTGAAACCCAATGATCAAGCCCATTCAACCCGAAAACAACGAGAAACAAGGAAGAAAGATCGATCGGCGGTGGTGGCGATTGatggaagaggaagaaagattgatgagaggaagaaaaagagagttctgcgcctgagagagagagagagagagagggagttgAGAGTCAagtacagagagagagaaaaaattgttaaaaaattatatgcacATGCTACAGTACCCGTGCATATTTGCATGGGTACTGTAGCAACTTGCATTTATACACAAGTTTACCCAAACTGATGTAGGTGTTTGCACAGGTACTGTAGCAACTTGCATTTATACACAAGTTTACCCAAACTAATGTAGGTGTTTTTTTTGCTCATATTGTGTAAAATGAGCAcatttttccattttgcacaattttacataattttacaTCAACTGATGTAATTGCTctaactttttatttgtttaattgtaatcggtgagaaaaaaaaatagtgaacgAATATAAAAGCAATACACAATCTAGCACAACAAGAGcattgtgacaaaaattgtgaGATAGTTTGTGATTTTAGAAGATCTCTTTTAGAATTTGATATATTTGTCTGGTTgtgcaatttaatttttgtgattgggTCAAACTTTTTGACTGTTTTGACCCAGTCTCAACTCAAGGCCGGATTGGACTATTTATCgcagctatatatatatatatatatatatttgtgagaAAATGTAGTTATATTAGATGATTGTATAACTTCAATTGTTGGTCCGTATCTGTTATTTGGAGAGGTGCAAAACTTTACTGCCCACAACTTAGCTATGTGGTAGACTAGTTTAAGACAGGTACATGACAAATTGAGTATAAATTAGAAACTTATTTAACTAAAAGTGCAAGACTTAGGCACAATACTTAAGTGCTACTCTTTAGGTTCATCTCTTAAGATTTTGaatagaagtgtattttttaagttaagtagccacatagcagaattttaagaggagaaTCTAAGAAACAGCACCTAAAGTACTGTATATAAGTTTTGTCCTAActaaaataagttattattcCTCTAGCcttttgcttgattttttttgataggttggGGCAATTTGGTAtgacttgaatttttttcaagttCCTTTAACATACTTTCTAACttttactactactactactattattattatcattattattatttctttcaataaagataaaagaacaaagaaatacTTAAAAATGGAAGTTATACATAAATCCTTGAGTTTATATTTCGACAATTAATTCTATTAGTCTACTAGGCCAATAGTTtcacaaagaagaaaacaaatcatgtatacattttatataagaaaatgaaataaaattgaattatcTATAAAAGTAACTAAGTATGCATTTGGTTTAGTATTTTactaaaaacttatttgtttatttgcctAAAGTTGCAAAAGTATAGTggtaccttaaaaaaaaaaaaaaatgttgaggcttcaaaaagttatacataagaaaataaccttaaaaaaactaaaagaaaaaaaataattcaaactcACACATCTATAAAGTTTCAAGAATAAAACataacatgttatgtaaaggaaaagaaaatatataattaggaagaatatatataatgaacttataaaaataactaCTTAATGTTTGTAATAGATTTGAcactaaaaatatttatatttgagaaTCACATGTCAAGTTGACAAATAGAGTCATTAGTATTTTCATTTACAATATAGAAAAACCGATATACTTTTAATCTACTAATGTACATTAAAAAtgaatcactaaaaaaaaaacttttatatttgTAATAGAAGCTTGATAAACAAGTCATGTCTGGTTAGAGTTCAACCAGACCGGATAAAGTCAAAAGTAGGTTAGACAAAAACAGATTGCCATATTACTCAtattaggtgttttttttttttttttttttttttttttttttttttttttttttttttttgtgtgttcaAATTTTACAAGGTCTACTAATTAGACATCTTGGCCTAACAAATTTGGTTCTTCTCCCCCCACAGATTGCCATATTactcattctattttttttttttttgccaagttAATGGGTCCAATTTTACAAAGTCTACTAATTAGACATCTCGgtccaacaaaaattttcttctcccCTCCCTCCCAACCCTTCCTGATAGCGACAATAATAGAAAAGGAAGATTCAGACTTTAGTTCTCCAAATAAAGGAAAGCACGTCGTACCACTCTGAGTGACAAAActcttgaaaataaaattagttcTTTCAGCTTCTCTTATTTTCTTAGAAATGTTCTTTTTGGGAAGGGCAAAGAAATTCAAGACCTAGTTTTTTTGTTgacaataaaatcatattcaTTCATCAAAAGAAGCAGGGCAAACTTTTTGCTAAGCATAAATACTTcaactatgagattttttttttttttttttcaacaattcaTATTGGCCTCCCTTTCCAATCTGTGTAGGTTTCTTGAACATTatgttttgattgtgatttgCATTATTAGTTATTTTCAAATGGACAAATGACAATGCGCGTGGTGCCATTTTTTGGGCTGCCAAAAATTGATTGGCACCTATTGTTCATGCTGGAAAAGCATCCATTCTATGATGTTGAAAACTGGCCATTTTGTGGCGAATCAACACAAGTTCTCccaataaaacaaaaggaacaAGTTACTGTAATATGAAGTATACCCTTATTCATAATTCCTAATTCAATCAAATGTCGAAAACTTGTCGCTTCCTTTAAAGAACGCAATGCCTCCAATAACTCCTTGGAGTTTCTGTGCAGTCCACCAAACGATCATGAAccattaataattattacattttttgatgagtgataataatatataaatgctTGAATGGTTAGCCACTCCACTAGAAAAATCATGCACCAGCTGCATTCTTAGATGGATTAGACGACTTTGTGTTTATTTGGtgcagaaaaatataattgaaaatgcATTCTGAAGCACTATGGTCACTCGAAAAGTTGCTTGGGAGTAGAACATAATCTTATGCTCAAATGAAGACTATTATAACTAGCATTTGCCCTTAAACTGCTTTGAGGAGTCACATAACAAAATTGAGAAGCCTTTCTTTGACATAATGAATGATGAATGATTTGTGTACAAGAAGAATTACATCAGTAAAAACTATGTGTATTATATGTGTGAAAACTATGTAACATCCTCAAACTATGGacttttttctcaaaacttcaaaaaattaaaaaggaggaGAGTGACCATAATTGAACTCCCCTCTAATGCAGGAAATCTCTATTAGCATAGCTAGCACTTCCTTCATGTTTGGTCTAGCTTGTGGTGACTCGGCTGTGCACTTCACCCCAACCCGAAGAAGCTCACTCATTTCCTCTGCCCCCTCAGCCAGCCCGGACCCCAAAAGCACAACCGGTATGACTGATCTGCTCAATCCTTGCCTCTCATTTCCCATCACCCGTTTCGCCCATTCCACCAGACACTCTTCCCCTCCATCCAAAGCTCTCCTCCCAGTTGCTAGTTCCATTGTCAATACCCCAAAACTATACACATCCCCTTTTGTAGTAGCATGCCATGTTTGCCCATATTCAGGAGCAACATAACCAATTGTCCCAGCCACCACTGTACTAACATGACTATCCCCAGCATCAACAACTCTAGCTAGACCAAAATCAGTAACCCGTGCTTTCCCATCCTTATCAAGTAGGACATTGCTAGCCTTCACATCACGATGCACAATGGCAGGGTAGCATTCATGGTGTAGAAACATTAATGCACGAGCTACATCAACTGCCACATCAATTCTTCTCCTCCATGTAAGCTTTATTCTGTCTGATATGAGGTCCTCCAAGCTTCCACCTTCCATGTACTCATAAACTAGAATTTTCTGTGTGTCATCCAAGCACCAACCATAAAGTGTTACAAGGTTTGGATGTGGCCAACCAAATCCATTGCCACTTAGAACCTCCATTTCAGCTCGGAATTCCCTTTCACCCTCTATTCCTTCTCTTTGAAGCTTTTTAACTGCCACTTCTCTCCCATCAGGCAATACTCCTCGGTAGACTGTGCCAAATCCCCCCTTTCCAATAATCCTCTCCTCTGAAAAGTTACCAGTCGCTTTTAAAATGTCTGCATGTGTGAAAGCTGTTTTGTCCAAACGAATGACCTTAATCGTATCTGACAACCATGGTGATGAATAGCTAGAACTTGATGCAAGATCATGCCGGTACTTTATATCCTGCAATAGATACCCTGGTGATTCTGATGGGTTCTTCACCATCATGCAGACTATGAGTGACAATACCCCTAATATTAAGAAAATCAGTGTCAAAGCTAGGAACACCAAGAATGCAGCAAAACTACTCCTGTTTGTCTTCCCATCATGATTGTTAATATGTGGAGACTTATCTGTGGTGTTGTCAATGAAATTTGGAAGTTCCAAAAGGGGGTCACCGAGATAGGACGACTTCTCAAATGTTGAAAATTGCCCGGTTATTGGAATTTCACCAGAGATCAGTGGATTGTATGAGATATTGAACTTGTTTAGCTCACTCAGGTTGTTAAAGCTTGCTGGGAACATGCCAGAAAAATTGTTGCAGGACAAGTCCAGATTCTGCAGGCACTTAATGTTACCAATCTCCCCAGGAATTTCACCAGAAAACTTGTTATTGGAAATGTTTAGGACTACAAGTGGCATTTCTTCAATTTGAGGAGGGAGCTTCCCGTAGAATTCATTGAAGCCCAAATGCAACATACTGAACTTCAGCATATTACCAATATCTGGAGGCACCTCACCTGAAAGCCGATTCCCACTTAGTTGAACATAACCGGGGATTTGAAAGGTCCTGACTGACAAACCAGCTGCACATATTGGGAAAATGCTATTTCCTTGAAGTATCGTATCCCATGTGCTTCTACAACTCTTCCTTGTGAGGATGTCATACACAAAACTGAAAGGAGGGTAGTTTGCAGGAATCCACCTCCGCATCGCCAAACACTCCCCTGAACCACCAACAATCCCGTCATTTTCCTGGCGATTAGACTCGAAAGTTGCTGTGGCATTTGTACCAATATTTGTCAATTGTGGTGGGATTTTCCCAGAAAGCTGGTTGTTGGCAAGGTTCAACCACAACAAGCTTGTGCAATTTCCCAAATCCGGCGGAATCTCCCCTGATAGGGAATTATTTGCAAGCATCAACCATAAGAGTGATCTCAACTTTCCAAAGGTGGGAGGTATTGATC of the Quercus robur chromosome 10, dhQueRobu3.1, whole genome shotgun sequence genome contains:
- the LOC126704399 gene encoding probable LRR receptor-like serine/threonine-protein kinase At1g74360 isoform X2 yields the protein MSDEETDPWPVALFVFLILITGAFVAGDSLDTDKEVLLKLKAFFEGNNQINRGKYSQWNTQSDNPCDWPGINCSTTTGTARVTSINLSDNEISGKLFGNFSLLTELSFLDLSRNTLSEVIPEDLNRCQNLVHLNLSHNILDGHLNLTGLNKLEKLDISVNRICGEVQLSLPTICDKLVVLNISRNNFTGVINGGFDTCQNLQFLDLSTNKLSGELWIGFERLLELSASENNFSGSILSSMFSTNCTLQVLDLSENGFTGTVPGNISNCRNLVILNLSSNNFTGKIPAEMGSISSLQALYLGSNSFSNDIPDSLPSLNNLTFLDLSRNNFGGDIQEIFGKFTQVKFLVLHSNLYIGGIYTSGILKLPNISRLDLSFNNFSGPLPVEISEMPSLKFLILAYNEFSGTIPSEYGNLPRLQALDLSFNRLNGSIPPTFGKLRSLLWLMLANNSLSGEIPPDLGNCTSLLWLNLANNQLSGKIPPQLTNIGTNATATFESNRQENDGIVGGSGECLAMRRWIPANYPPFSFVYDILTRKSCRSTWDTILQGNSIFPICAAGLSVRTFQIPGYVQLSGNRLSGEVPPDIGNMLKFSMLHLGFNEFYGKLPPQIEEMPLVVLNISNNKFSGEIPGEIGNIKCLQNLDLSCNNFSGMFPASFNNLSELNKFNISYNPLISGEIPITGQFSTFEKSSYLGDPLLELPNFIDNTTDKSPHINNHDGKTNRSSFAAFLVFLALTLIFLILGVLSLIVCMMVKNPSESPGYLLQDIKYRHDLASSSSYSSPWLSDTIKVIRLDKTAFTHADILKATGNFSEERIIGKGGFGTVYRGVLPDGREVAVKKLQREGIEGEREFRAEMEVLSGNGFGWPHPNLVTLYGWCLDDTQKILVYEYMEGGSLEDLISDRIKLTWRRRIDVAVDVARALMFLHHECYPAIVHRDVKASNVLLDKDGKARVTDFGLARVVDAGDSHVSTVVAGTIGYVAPEYGQTWHATTKGDVYSFGVLTMELATGRRALDGGEECLVEWAKRVMGNERQGLSRSVIPVVLLGSGLAEGAEEMSELLRVGVKCTAESPQARPNMKEVLAMLIEISCIRGEFNYGHSPPF
- the LOC126704399 gene encoding probable LRR receptor-like serine/threonine-protein kinase At1g74360 isoform X1 codes for the protein MSDEETDPWPVALFVFLILITGAFVAGDSLDTDKEVLLKLKAFFEGNNQINRGKYSQWNTQSDNPCDWPGINCSTTTGTARVTSINLSDNEISGKLFGNFSLLTELSFLDLSRNTLSEVIPEDLNRCQNLVHLNLSHNILDGHLNLTGLNKLEKLDISVNRICGEVQLSLPTICDKLVVLNISRNNFTGVINGGFDTCQNLQFLDLSTNKLSGELWIGFERLLELSASENNFSGSILSSMFSTNCTLQVLDLSENGFTGTVPGNISNCRNLVILNLSSNNFTGKIPAEMGSISSLQALYLGSNSFSNDIPDSLPSLNNLTFLDLSRNNFGGDIQEIFGKFTQVKFLVLHSNLYIGGIYTSGILKLPNISRLDLSFNNFSGPLPVEISEMPSLKFLILAHNEFSGTIPSEYGNLSRLQALDLSFNRLKGSIPPTFGKLRSLLWLMLANNSLSGEIPPDLGNCTSLLWLNLANNQLSGKIPPQLTNIGTNAAATFESNRQENDGIVAGSGECLAMRRWIPANYPPFSFVYDILTRKSCRSTWDTILQGNSIFPICAAGLSVRTFQIPGYVQLSGNRLSGEVPPDIGNMLKFSMLHLGFNEFYGKLPPQIEEMPLVVLNISNNKFSGEIPGEIGNIKCLQNLDLSCNNFSGMFPASFNNLSELNKFNISYNPLISGEIPITGQFSTFEKSSYLGDPLLELPNFIDNTTDKSPHINNHDGKTNRSSFAAFLVFLALTLIFLILGVLSLIVCMMVKNPSESPGYLLQDIKYRHDLASSSSYSSPWLSDTIKVIRLDKTAFTHADILKATGNFSEERIIGKGGFGTVYRGVLPDGREVAVKKLQREGIEGEREFRAEMEVLSGNGFGWPHPNLVTLYGWCLDDTQKILVYEYMEGGSLEDLISDRIKLTWRRRIDVAVDVARALMFLHHECYPAIVHRDVKASNVLLDKDGKARVTDFGLARVVDAGDSHVSTVVAGTIGYVAPEYGQTWHATTKGDVYSFGVLTMELATGRRALDGGEECLVEWAKRVMGNERQGLSRSVIPVVLLGSGLAEGAEEMSELLRVGVKCTAESPQARPNMKEVLAMLIEISCIRGEFNYGHSPPF
- the LOC126704399 gene encoding probable LRR receptor-like serine/threonine-protein kinase At1g74360 isoform X4; the encoded protein is MSDEETDPWPVALFVFLILITGAFVAGDSLDTDKEVLLKLKAFFEGNNQINRGKYSQWNTQSDNPCDWPGINCSTTTGTARVTSINLSDNEISGKLFGNFSLLTELSFLDLSRNTLSEVIPEDLNRCQNLVHLNLSHNILDGHLNLTGLNKLEKLDISVNRICGEVQLSLPTICDKLVVLNISRNNFTGVINGSFDTCQNLQFLDLSTNKLSGKLWIGFERLLEFSASENNFNGHILSSMFGTNCNLQVLDLSENGFTGQVPGNISYCRSLVILNLSSNNFTGKIPAEMGSISSLQALYLGNNSFSKDIPDSLLSLNKLTFLDLSRNNFGGDIQEIFGKFNQVKFLVLHSNLYIGGIYTSGILKLPNIFILDLSFNKFSGPLPVEISEMPSLKFLILAYNEFSGTIPSEYGNLPRLQALDLSFNRLNGSIPPTFGKLRSLLWLMLANNSLSGEIPPDLGNCTSLLWLNLANNQLSGKIPPQLTNIGTNATATFESNRQENDGIVGGSGECLAMRRWIPANYPPFSFVYDILTRKSCRSTWDTILQGNSIFPICAAGLSVRTFQIPGYVQLSGNRLSGEVPPDIGNMLKFSMLHLGFNEFYGKLPPQIEEMPLVVLNISNNKFSGEIPGEIGNIKCLQNLDLSCNNFSGMFPASFNNLSELNKFNISYNPLISGEIPITGQFSTFEKSSYLGDPLLELPNFIDNTTDKSPHINNHDGKTNRSSFAAFLVFLALTLIFLILGVLSLIVCMMVKNPSESPGYLLQDIKYRHDLASSSSYSSPWLSDTIKVIRLDKTAFTHADILKATGNFSEERIIGKGGFGTVYRGVLPDGREVAVKKLQREGIEGEREFRAEMEVLSGNGFGWPHPNLVTLYGWCLDDTQKILVYEYMEGGSLEDLISDRIKLTWRRRIDVAVDVARALMFLHHECYPAIVHRDVKASNVLLDKDGKARVTDFGLARVVDAGDSHVSTVVAGTIGYVAPEYGQTWHATTKGDVYSFGVLTMELATGRRALDGGEECLVEWAKRVMGNERQGLSRSVIPVVLLGSGLAEGAEEMSELLRVGVKCTAESPQARPNMKEVLAMLIEISCIRGEFNYGHSPPF
- the LOC126704399 gene encoding probable LRR receptor-like serine/threonine-protein kinase At1g74360 isoform X3, producing the protein MSDEETDPWPVALFVFLILITGAFVAGDSLDTDKEVLLKLKAFFEGNNQINRGKYSQWNTQSDNPCDWPGINCSTTTGTARVTSINLSDNEISGKLFGNFSLLTELSFLDLSRNTLSEVIPEDLNRCQNLVHLNLSHNILDGHLNLTGLNKLEKLDISVNRICGEVQLSLPTICDKLVVLNISRNNFTGVINGGFDTCQNLQFLDLSTNKLSGELWIGFERLLELSASENNFSGSILSSMFSTNCTLQVLDLSENGFTGTVPGNISNCRNLVILNLSSNNFTGKIPAEMGSISSLQALYLGSNSFSNDIPDSLPSLNNLTFLDLSRNNFGGDIQEIFGKFTQVKFLVLHSNLYIGGIYTSGILKLPNIFILDLSFNKFSGPLPVEISEMPSLKFLILAYNEFSGTIPSEYGNLPRLQALDLSFNRLNGSIPPTFGKLRSLLWLMLANNSLSGEIPPDLGNCTSLLWLNLANNQLSGKIPPQLTNIGTNATATFESNRQENDGIVGGSGECLAMRRWIPANYPPFSFVYDILTRKSCRSTWDTILQGNSIFPICAAGLSVRTFQIPGYVQLSGNRLSGEVPPDIGNMLKFSMLHLGFNEFYGKLPPQIEEMPLVVLNISNNKFSGEIPGEIGNIKCLQNLDLSCNNFSGMFPASFNNLSELNKFNISYNPLISGEIPITGQFSTFEKSSYLGDPLLELPNFIDNTTDKSPHINNHDGKTNRSSFAAFLVFLALTLIFLILGVLSLIVCMMVKNPSESPGYLLQDIKYRHDLASSSSYSSPWLSDTIKVIRLDKTAFTHADILKATGNFSEERIIGKGGFGTVYRGVLPDGREVAVKKLQREGIEGEREFRAEMEVLSGNGFGWPHPNLVTLYGWCLDDTQKILVYEYMEGGSLEDLISDRIKLTWRRRIDVAVDVARALMFLHHECYPAIVHRDVKASNVLLDKDGKARVTDFGLARVVDAGDSHVSTVVAGTIGYVAPEYGQTWHATTKGDVYSFGVLTMELATGRRALDGGEECLVEWAKRVMGNERQGLSRSVIPVVLLGSGLAEGAEEMSELLRVGVKCTAESPQARPNMKEVLAMLIEISCIRGEFNYGHSPPF
- the LOC126704399 gene encoding probable LRR receptor-like serine/threonine-protein kinase At1g74360 isoform X8, whose translation is MSDEETDPWPVALFVFLILITGAFVAGDSLDTDKEVLLKLKAFFEGNNQINRGKYSQWNTQSDNPCDWPGINCSTTTGTARVTSINLSDNEISGKLFGNFSLLTELSFLDLSRNTLSEVIPEDLNRCQNLVHLNLSHNILDGHLNLTGLNKLEKLDISVNRICGEVQLSLPTICDKLVVLNISRNNFTGVINGGFDTCQNLQFLDLSTNKLSGELWIGFERLLELSASENNFSGSILSSMFSTNCTLQVLDLSENGFTGQVPGNISYCRSLVILNLSSNNFTGKIPAEMGSISSLQALYLGNNSFSKDIPDSLLSLNKLTFLDLSRNNFGGDIQEIFGKFNQVKFLVLHSNLYIGGIYTSGILKLPNIFILDLSFNKFSGPLPVEISEMPSLKFLILAYNEFSGTIPSEYGNLPRLQALDLSFNRLNGSIPPTFGKLRSLLWLMLANNSLSGEIPPDLGNCTSLLWLNLANNQLSGKIPPQLTNIGTNATATFESNRQENDGIVGGSGECLAMRRWIPANYPPFSFVYDILTRKSCRSTWDTILQGNSIFPICAAGLSVRTFQIPGYVQLSGNRLSGEVPPDIGNMLKFSMLHLGFNEFYGKLPPQIEEMPLVVLNISNNKFSGEIPGEIGNIKCLQNLDLSCNNFSGMFPASFNNLSELNKFNISYNPLISGEIPITGQFSTFEKSSYLGDPLLELPNFIDNTTDKSPHINNHDGKTNRSSFAAFLVFLALTLIFLILGVLSLIVCMMVKNPSESPGYLLQDIKYRHDLASSSSYSSPWLSDTIKVIRLDKTAFTHADILKATGNFSEERIIGKGGFGTVYRGVLPDGREVAVKKLQREGIEGEREFRAEMEVLSGNGFGWPHPNLVTLYGWCLDDTQKILVYEYMEGGSLEDLISDRIKLTWRRRIDVAVDVARALMFLHHECYPAIVHRDVKASNVLLDKDGKARVTDFGLARVVDAGDSHVSTVVAGTIGYVAPEYGQTWHATTKGDVYSFGVLTMELATGRRALDGGEECLVEWAKRVMGNERQGLSRSVIPVVLLGSGLAEGAEEMSELLRVGVKCTAESPQARPNMKEVLAMLIEISCIRGEFNYGHSPPF
- the LOC126704399 gene encoding probable LRR receptor-like serine/threonine-protein kinase At1g74360 isoform X6; the encoded protein is MSDEETDPWPVALFVFLILITGAFVAGDSLDTDKEVLLKLKAFFEGNNQINRGKYSQWNTQSDNPCDWPGINCSTTTGTARVTSINLSDNEISGKLFGNFSLLTELSFLDLSRNTLSEVIPEDLNRCQNLVHLNLSHNILDGHLNLTGLNKLEKLDISVNRICGEVQLSLPTICDKLVVLNISRNNFTGVINGGFDTCQNLQFLDLSTNKLSGELWIGFERLLELSASENNFSGSILSSMFSTNCTLQVLDLSENGFTGTVPGNISNCRNLVILNLSSNNFTGKIPAEMGSISSLQALYLGSNSFSNDIPDSLPSLNNLTFLDLSRNNFGGDIQEIFGKFTQVKFLVLHSNLYIGGIYTSGILKLPNISRLDLSFNNFSGPLPVEISEMPSLKFLILAHNEFSGTIPSEYGNLSRLQALDLSFNRLKGSIPPTFGKLRSLLWLMLANNSLSGEIPPDLGNCTSLLWLNLANNQLSGKIPPQLTNIGTNATATFESNRQENDGIVGGSGECLAMRRWIPANYPPFSFVYDILTRKSCRSTWDTILQGNSIFPICAAGLSVRTFQIPGYVQLSGNRLSGEVPPDIGNMLKFSMLHLGFNEFYGKLPPQIEEMPLVVLNISNNKFSGEIPGEIGNIKCLQNLDLSCNNFSGMFPASFNNLSELNKFNISYNPLISGEIPITGQFSTFEKSSYLGDPLLELPNFIDNTTDKSPHINNHDGKTNRSSFAAFLVFLALTLIFLILGVLSLIVCMMVKNPSESPGYLLQDIKYRHDLASSSSYSSPWLSDTIKVIRLDKTAFTHADILKATGNFSEERIIGKGGFGTVYRGVLPDGREVAVKKLQREGIEGEREFRAEMEVLSGNGFGWPHPNLVTLYGWCLDDTQKILVYEYMEGGSLEDLISDRIKLTWRRRIDVAVDVARALMFLHHECYPAIVHRDVKASNVLLDKDGKARVTDFGLARVVDAGDSHVSTVVAGTIGYVAPEYGQTWHATTKGDVYSFGVLTMELATGRRALDGGEECLVEWAKRVMGNERQGLSRSVIPVVLLGSGLAEGAEEMSELLRVGVKCTAESPQARPNMKEVLAMLIEISCIRGEFNYGHSPPF